In a single window of the Heliangelus exortis chromosome 1, bHelExo1.hap1, whole genome shotgun sequence genome:
- the SLC35E3 gene encoding solute carrier family 35 member E3 isoform X1, whose amino-acid sequence MGWLPAQGRLAAGLLVNLAASICIVFLNKWLYVRLGFPNLSLTLVHFAITWLGLYLCQAFGAFSPKSLQASQVMPLALSFCGFVVFTNLSLQSNTIGTYQLAKAMTTPVIVVIQSLAYGKTFPLRIKLTLVPITLGVFLNSYYDVKFSLLGMAFATLGVLVTSLYQVWVGAKQHELQVNSMQLLYYQAPMSSAMLLFIIPFFEPVFGEGGIFGPWTLSAVRASEQQENLTKSRSFP is encoded by the exons ATGGGCTGGCTGCCGGCGCAGGGCCGTCTGGCGGCGGGGCTGCTGGTGAACCTGGCCGCCTCCATCTGCATCGTCTTCCTGAACAAGTGGCTGTACGTGCGGCTGGGCTTCCCCAACCTCAGCCTCACCCTGGTGCACTTCGCCATCACCTGGCTCGGCCTTTACCTGTGCCAGGCTTTCGGCGCCTTCTCCCCCAagagcctgcaggcttcgcaggTGATGCCCTTGgccctcagcttctgcggcttcgttgtcttcaccaacctctccctgcagagcaaCACCATCGGCACCTACCAGCTGGCCAAGGCCATGACCACGCCGGTCATCGTGGTCATCCAGAGCCTGGCTTACGGCAAGACTTTCCCTCTCCGGATCAAGCTCACCCTg GTTCCCATCACGCTGGGCGTCTTCCTCAACTCCTACTACGACGTGAAGTTCAGCCTCCTGGGGATGGCGTTCGCCACCTTGGGCGTCCTGGTGACCTCCCTCTACCAAGTG TGGGTAGGAGCTAAGCAGCATGAGTTGCAGGTAAACTCCATGCAGTTGCTGTACTATCAGGCACCAATGTCCTCAGCTATGTTGTTGTTCATCATACCCTTCTTTGAGCCAGTCTTTGGAGAAGGGGGAATATTTGGGCCCTGGACACTTTCTGCTGTG AGGGCATCAGAACAACAGGAAAATCTGACAAAATCCAGAAGCTTCCCCTAg
- the SLC35E3 gene encoding solute carrier family 35 member E3 isoform X2 has product MGWLPAQGRLAAGLLVNLAASICIVFLNKWLYVRLGFPNLSLTLVHFAITWLGLYLCQAFGAFSPKSLQASQVMPLALSFCGFVVFTNLSLQSNTIGTYQLAKAMTTPVIVVIQSLAYGKTFPLRIKLTLVPITLGVFLNSYYDVKFSLLGMAFATLGVLVTSLYQVWVGAKQHELQVNSMQLLYYQAPMSSAMLLFIIPFFEPVFGEGGIFGPWTLSAVIMVLLSGVIAFMVNLSIYWIIGNTSPVTYNMFGHFKFCITLLGGCLLFKDPLSVNQGLGILCTLFGILAYTHFKLSEQESSKSKLVQRP; this is encoded by the exons ATGGGCTGGCTGCCGGCGCAGGGCCGTCTGGCGGCGGGGCTGCTGGTGAACCTGGCCGCCTCCATCTGCATCGTCTTCCTGAACAAGTGGCTGTACGTGCGGCTGGGCTTCCCCAACCTCAGCCTCACCCTGGTGCACTTCGCCATCACCTGGCTCGGCCTTTACCTGTGCCAGGCTTTCGGCGCCTTCTCCCCCAagagcctgcaggcttcgcaggTGATGCCCTTGgccctcagcttctgcggcttcgttgtcttcaccaacctctccctgcagagcaaCACCATCGGCACCTACCAGCTGGCCAAGGCCATGACCACGCCGGTCATCGTGGTCATCCAGAGCCTGGCTTACGGCAAGACTTTCCCTCTCCGGATCAAGCTCACCCTg GTTCCCATCACGCTGGGCGTCTTCCTCAACTCCTACTACGACGTGAAGTTCAGCCTCCTGGGGATGGCGTTCGCCACCTTGGGCGTCCTGGTGACCTCCCTCTACCAAGTG TGGGTAGGAGCTAAGCAGCATGAGTTGCAGGTAAACTCCATGCAGTTGCTGTACTATCAGGCACCAATGTCCTCAGCTATGTTGTTGTTCATCATACCCTTCTTTGAGCCAGTCTTTGGAGAAGGGGGAATATTTGGGCCCTGGACACTTTCTGCTGTG ATAATGGTACTGCTGTCTGGAGTAATAGCCTTTATGGTAAACTTGTCTATTTACTGGATCATTGGAAATACGTCACCTGTCAC GTATAACATGTTCGGACATTTCAAATTCTGCATCACCCTCCTGGGAGGGTGCCTCTTATTTAAGGATCCACTGTCTGTTAATCAAGGCCTTGGGATTCTGTGCACATTGTTTGGCATTTTAGCTTACACCCACTTCAAGCTTAGTGAGCAGGAAAGCAGTAAGAGTAAATTGGTGCAGCGCCCATGA
- the SLC35E3 gene encoding solute carrier family 35 member E3 isoform X3: MGWLPAQGRLAAGLLVNLAASICIVFLNKWLYVRLGFPNLSLTLVHFAITWLGLYLCQAFGAFSPKSLQASQVMPLALSFCGFVVFTNLSLQSNTIGTYQLAKAMTTPVIVVIQSLAYGKTFPLRIKLTLVPITLGVFLNSYYDVKFSLLGMAFATLGVLVTSLYQVWVGAKQHELQVNSMQLLYYQAPMSSAMLLFIIPFFEPVFGEGGIFGPWTLSAVMSRYNMFGHFKFCITLLGGCLLFKDPLSVNQGLGILCTLFGILAYTHFKLSEQESSKSKLVQRP; this comes from the exons ATGGGCTGGCTGCCGGCGCAGGGCCGTCTGGCGGCGGGGCTGCTGGTGAACCTGGCCGCCTCCATCTGCATCGTCTTCCTGAACAAGTGGCTGTACGTGCGGCTGGGCTTCCCCAACCTCAGCCTCACCCTGGTGCACTTCGCCATCACCTGGCTCGGCCTTTACCTGTGCCAGGCTTTCGGCGCCTTCTCCCCCAagagcctgcaggcttcgcaggTGATGCCCTTGgccctcagcttctgcggcttcgttgtcttcaccaacctctccctgcagagcaaCACCATCGGCACCTACCAGCTGGCCAAGGCCATGACCACGCCGGTCATCGTGGTCATCCAGAGCCTGGCTTACGGCAAGACTTTCCCTCTCCGGATCAAGCTCACCCTg GTTCCCATCACGCTGGGCGTCTTCCTCAACTCCTACTACGACGTGAAGTTCAGCCTCCTGGGGATGGCGTTCGCCACCTTGGGCGTCCTGGTGACCTCCCTCTACCAAGTG TGGGTAGGAGCTAAGCAGCATGAGTTGCAGGTAAACTCCATGCAGTTGCTGTACTATCAGGCACCAATGTCCTCAGCTATGTTGTTGTTCATCATACCCTTCTTTGAGCCAGTCTTTGGAGAAGGGGGAATATTTGGGCCCTGGACACTTTCTGCTGTG ATGTCTAGGTATAACATGTTCGGACATTTCAAATTCTGCATCACCCTCCTGGGAGGGTGCCTCTTATTTAAGGATCCACTGTCTGTTAATCAAGGCCTTGGGATTCTGTGCACATTGTTTGGCATTTTAGCTTACACCCACTTCAAGCTTAGTGAGCAGGAAAGCAGTAAGAGTAAATTGGTGCAGCGCCCATGA